A stretch of Triticum aestivum cultivar Chinese Spring chromosome 1D, IWGSC CS RefSeq v2.1, whole genome shotgun sequence DNA encodes these proteins:
- the LOC123167503 gene encoding uncharacterized protein, with protein sequence MKNKDKLSKPSSAGRVAGKGLSTKWSSYYTAGGRKEKKTISESQSREVQELKAQVARIPEIVQEQVQQQLGTTLTAIVPTLIQGLTTWIAGGQQGPPPVPSFTASNSHNAQAAPLVSPAEADPDDDDNDDGTFTNVDKYFAEHGYGDEFCGPPSQEPNPQKDDRDLAGTAEKPNCNRRRLAFSSQETPPAAAFTEPQIAEDGPPSPKDISRRVHVAGRPMLPTNMLNAATGAMRSLHDSVLSLEKRRLRENDVAYPVFVAKVPEGKGFVDSAVGGTIVLRFDDIFAMLNLHPLHYTFVRLFSLSMEMRIIRDKTPDIVIVDPFYMRAKILGSAGDRQVASSHLEGVILANPDKDNFLVPYFPDDTHCTLILLSPKYSMATYLDPDRDSKIDYTNIKKVLDDALPGYAASGGTFKR encoded by the exons atgaaaaacaaggataagctcagtaagccgtcgtcagctggtcgtgtggccggcaaaggcttgtccacaaaatggtcgtcatactataccgctggtgggcgaaaggagaaaaagaccatctcggaaagccagtcgcgcgaggttcaagaactcaaggcacaagtggcgcggattccggagattgtccaagagcaagtgcaacaacaactgggaacgacgctcaccgccattgtgcctaccttgattcaggggctgacgacgtggattgcgggcggccaacaggggcctcccccggttcccagcttcacggccagcaactcgcacaacgcgcaggcggcgccattggtgtctccggcggaggcg gatccggacgacgacgacaacgacgacggtacatttaccaacgtcgataagtactttgccgagcatgggtacggtgacgagttctgcgggcctccttctcaagaacccaaccctcaaaaagacgaccgcgatctagctggtacggcggagaaacccaattgcaacaggcgtcgtctggcgttcagttctcaggagacgcctccagctgccgccttcaccgagcctcagatagctgag gacggaccaccttcacctaaggatatctcgaggagggtgcatgtggcgggtaggccgatgctaccgacaaatatgctcaatgctgcaaccggtgctatgcggagtctgcatgacagtgttctttctttggagaagcggcgtctcagagagaatgatgtggcatacccggttttcgtggccaaggtgccagagggcaagggctttgtggatagcgccgtcgggggtacgatcgtcctgcgatttgatgacatctttgctatgcttaaccttcatccgctgcactacaccttcgttcggctgttttcgctgagtatggagatgcggatcattagagacaagaccccggacattgtgatagtcgaccccttctacatgcgtgccaagatcttgggcagcgctggggaccggcaagtcgcgagttcacacctcgaaggcgtcattctggcaaacccagataaggataacttcctcgtgccttactttcccga tgacacacattgcacactcatcctcttaagcccgaaatattccatggccacgtatctcgacccggaccgtgactccaagatagactacacaaatatcaagaaagttcttgatgatgctctccccggctacgccgcatctggaggcacctttaagagg